From a single Terriglobia bacterium genomic region:
- a CDS encoding Zn-dependent exopeptidase M28, which yields MMLVSTQVWAEGVRYNLVARQIIEDRIKQFGGGDKQRESALKLLFTDAGCAEHLSEQPVKGSKLPNVICVLPGTSDQTIIVGAHFDHVADGDGVVDNWSGAALLPSLYEAVKSEPRKHTYIFIGFTDEEKGEIGSRFYAKQMTNQQVAATDAMVNLDTLGLGPTKVWSSHSDKALTSALAYMAQKLNVPVQGVNVEQVGSADSEQFAARKIPTITIHSLTQETWNARILHGPKDKLSAMRFDDYYQTYQLLSAYIALLDQVPRSRPESPKSR from the coding sequence TTGATGCTCGTAAGCACCCAAGTGTGGGCCGAAGGTGTGCGCTACAACCTGGTCGCACGGCAGATCATTGAAGACCGAATCAAGCAGTTTGGCGGTGGCGACAAGCAGCGCGAATCGGCGCTCAAATTACTGTTCACCGATGCAGGTTGCGCCGAGCATCTGTCGGAGCAGCCGGTCAAAGGTTCAAAGCTGCCGAATGTCATCTGCGTACTTCCAGGGACTTCCGACCAGACGATCATCGTAGGTGCGCATTTCGACCATGTCGCTGACGGTGACGGTGTCGTGGACAACTGGAGCGGCGCGGCGCTGCTGCCGTCGTTGTACGAGGCGGTCAAAAGTGAGCCGCGGAAGCACACGTATATTTTCATTGGGTTCACCGATGAGGAGAAAGGCGAGATTGGATCGCGGTTTTACGCCAAGCAAATGACTAACCAGCAGGTGGCAGCAACGGACGCGATGGTCAATCTCGATACGCTCGGCCTTGGCCCCACGAAGGTATGGTCCAGCCACTCCGACAAAGCTTTGACCAGTGCCCTGGCATACATGGCACAGAAATTGAACGTGCCGGTCCAGGGGGTCAACGTTGAGCAGGTAGGCTCCGCGGATTCAGAGCAATTCGCGGCTCGCAAGATACCCACCATCACAATCCACTCTCTGACGCAGGAGACTTGGAATGCCCGCATTCTGCATGGGCCGAAGGATAAGCTGTCCGCCATGCGTTTTGACGACTACTATCAGACCTATCAGCTTCTTTCGGCGTATATCGCCTTACTCGATCAGGTACCACGGTCCCGCCCAGAGTCACCGAAGTCCCGTTAA